A window of the Parvularcula bermudensis HTCC2503 genome harbors these coding sequences:
- a CDS encoding efflux RND transporter periplasmic adaptor subunit: protein MRRSLYGIAAFVILASCGGEAAAPTKEAPATVAGARPEEELTTLSLTDDAIIRLGIETQPVSTRHVAARRSFPGTIEAAPGASTQIAAPFDAIVASTDLEWVPTGATIASGDRVLSLVALGSAPAGISPVENLAVLQKELENARARLQRTEELIAVQGASAEERELAEAEVARAEAAYNSERARLNGGQAGGIAVRAPIGGTIASYSVGPGQSVKAGDPLFRMVDTDRLIVRVAVLATEVGVIGHGDAVITQIGQANGAPVIGRRVGMAPTQGAGGNVTNVFVKPESIPATWYVGVPVDVALGVGEAADHLVIPQSALFRDIYGGTWVYERIAQSRFARRRVRVAFVEQDDAFLSVGPGAGTDVVTVGVAELAGTEFGIGK, encoded by the coding sequence ATGAGGCGCTCACTATATGGAATCGCAGCGTTTGTCATACTGGCTAGCTGCGGCGGCGAAGCGGCGGCACCCACGAAGGAAGCGCCAGCCACCGTCGCCGGGGCCAGGCCCGAAGAAGAACTGACGACGCTGTCATTGACCGATGACGCGATTATCCGGTTAGGGATCGAAACCCAACCCGTTTCGACGCGGCACGTGGCGGCGAGACGGTCCTTTCCGGGTACCATTGAGGCGGCGCCGGGCGCCAGCACGCAGATCGCAGCGCCATTCGATGCCATCGTTGCATCGACCGACCTGGAATGGGTTCCCACAGGGGCGACGATCGCCAGCGGTGACCGGGTGCTGTCGCTGGTTGCGCTGGGGTCTGCGCCCGCCGGCATCAGTCCTGTCGAGAACCTCGCGGTTCTCCAAAAAGAGTTGGAAAACGCACGAGCACGCTTGCAGCGTACGGAGGAGCTGATTGCGGTGCAAGGCGCGAGTGCGGAAGAGCGGGAACTTGCCGAGGCAGAGGTTGCACGTGCAGAGGCCGCATACAACAGCGAAAGGGCGAGATTGAACGGGGGGCAGGCGGGAGGTATCGCCGTTCGTGCGCCGATCGGTGGGACGATTGCATCATATTCGGTGGGTCCCGGGCAATCGGTGAAGGCCGGCGACCCGTTATTCCGCATGGTCGATACGGACCGACTGATCGTCCGGGTGGCGGTTCTCGCCACGGAAGTCGGAGTTATTGGGCATGGCGACGCTGTCATCACGCAGATTGGACAGGCGAATGGCGCGCCTGTGATCGGCAGGCGTGTCGGCATGGCGCCCACTCAGGGGGCTGGCGGAAATGTCACAAACGTTTTCGTCAAACCTGAATCGATTCCAGCGACTTGGTATGTGGGAGTGCCGGTCGATGTGGCTCTTGGCGTGGGTGAAGCCGCAGACCATTTGGTCATTCCGCAGTCGGCCCTGTTCCGCGACATCTATGGAGGAACGTGGGTGTACGAACGCATCGCGCAGTCTCGTTTCGCGCGTCGAAGGGTCCGGGTCGCTTTCGTCGAGCAGGATGATGCCTTCCTCTCAGTGGGACCTGGCGCTGGTACCGATGTCGTGACGGTCGGCGTGGCTGAGCTGGCCGGCACAGAATTTGGGATCGGTAAATGA
- a CDS encoding TolC family protein: MVQFARSFRGAALAAATISLLGCAHQQGEKGESAFGITAASHEEAPLSDRPLTSDRAVAVALRDHPALRIAAAGERLAAADLLGAQTLPNPTLTLLDPVGAGVVEGSIVVPFDFLTRGPKIAAARARLEAAELDTLHASITLIRDVRHAFTVAQAAERRAVLLAADADALGQLANIARNSADVGRGTGLNAVAARSTALAASAAAERARADAEIAKAALEAYLGMPLGDATLSEEMAPPNSQLPSLSGLIDAALSARPDVLAAQRRRQAALRDGHGRVVDALAPSGYVDLAKQPSEPLQFSGGGGLAIPIFDRGQAARRRAAARVEESEARLEALSRTAREEVTSARLAYQNALQQDADYANDILPSAEHRLTLTQKSFELGRATLTDVLIARRDLVAIQQAKADTAAAAAMAWADLQYAMGAGPALLPTPGKGER, from the coding sequence ATGGTCCAGTTCGCGCGGTCATTTCGAGGTGCGGCTCTTGCCGCGGCGACGATCAGCCTGCTCGGCTGCGCGCATCAGCAGGGTGAGAAGGGCGAATCCGCCTTCGGTATCACCGCCGCCTCACATGAAGAAGCCCCTCTCAGCGATCGGCCGCTGACGTCTGACCGCGCCGTTGCAGTCGCGCTGCGAGACCATCCCGCACTGCGTATCGCCGCGGCGGGTGAGCGGCTTGCGGCCGCGGATCTCCTTGGCGCCCAGACCCTGCCAAACCCTACCCTGACCCTTCTCGACCCAGTCGGCGCTGGTGTTGTCGAAGGATCGATCGTCGTGCCGTTTGATTTTCTAACGAGGGGCCCGAAGATCGCAGCAGCGCGAGCAAGGCTTGAAGCGGCCGAGCTTGATACTTTGCACGCAAGCATCACGCTCATCCGGGATGTTCGACATGCTTTCACTGTGGCGCAGGCCGCTGAGCGTCGGGCGGTCCTGCTGGCAGCCGATGCCGACGCGCTCGGGCAACTCGCTAACATCGCACGGAATTCTGCAGATGTCGGACGTGGCACCGGGCTGAATGCCGTGGCCGCCCGGTCGACCGCGCTTGCAGCCAGCGCTGCGGCAGAGCGTGCTCGGGCGGACGCGGAGATCGCTAAAGCGGCATTGGAAGCCTATTTAGGTATGCCTCTCGGTGACGCGACCTTGAGCGAAGAAATGGCGCCGCCGAACAGCCAGCTTCCTTCCTTGTCTGGCCTAATCGACGCGGCACTTTCCGCCCGGCCCGATGTCCTGGCCGCGCAACGACGCCGGCAAGCTGCTCTGCGCGATGGCCACGGCCGTGTTGTCGACGCTCTGGCGCCGAGTGGTTATGTTGATCTCGCAAAGCAACCTTCCGAGCCACTACAATTCAGCGGGGGCGGCGGTCTGGCGATTCCCATATTCGATCGCGGCCAGGCGGCGCGTCGCCGGGCCGCCGCCCGAGTTGAGGAAAGCGAAGCACGGCTCGAAGCATTATCGCGAACTGCGAGAGAAGAGGTCACCTCGGCGCGGCTCGCGTATCAAAACGCCCTGCAGCAGGACGCAGACTATGCCAATGATATTTTACCGTCTGCGGAACATCGACTGACGCTCACCCAAAAGTCATTTGAACTCGGGCGGGCGACCTTGACCGATGTATTGATAGCCCGCCGTGACCTCGTCGCCATACAGCAGGCTAAAGCCGACACTGCCGCCGCCGCAGCGATGGCATGGGCGGACCTACAGTATGCTATGGGTGCCGGCCCCGCTCTCTTGCCAACCCCAGGAAAGGGCGAACGATGA
- a CDS encoding response regulator transcription factor codes for MRVLIIEDDHKMAHYLGDGLTREGHQIQAISTGPDGLEMALAQDFDVVVLDRMLPGLDGLSLLKRLRAAGRKMPVLLLTAMGGLDDRVEGLDAGADDYLVKPFAFSEAYARLNALVRRPPIAGNPTTLTAADLHMDLIARTVSRGGVSLDLGPKEFLLLEILLRNKNRVMTKTMLLERVWSFHFDPQTSLVETHISRLRAKIDRPFASALVETVRGAGYVIRAS; via the coding sequence ATGCGCGTCTTGATAATCGAAGATGACCACAAGATGGCGCACTATCTAGGTGACGGCTTGACTCGAGAGGGCCATCAGATTCAAGCCATCTCTACCGGGCCCGACGGGCTAGAGATGGCGCTGGCGCAGGACTTTGACGTCGTGGTGCTGGACCGGATGTTGCCTGGACTTGATGGCCTTTCTCTCTTGAAGCGCTTACGTGCGGCAGGTCGCAAAATGCCTGTTCTGCTTCTAACGGCGATGGGCGGTCTCGATGACCGAGTGGAAGGACTTGATGCGGGGGCGGATGATTACTTGGTCAAGCCTTTCGCATTTTCCGAAGCATATGCACGGCTCAATGCACTCGTTCGGCGCCCTCCAATTGCCGGCAATCCCACCACGTTGACGGCTGCTGATCTTCACATGGATCTCATCGCCCGAACGGTTTCGCGCGGCGGCGTTTCCCTCGATCTCGGACCGAAGGAGTTTCTGCTTCTTGAAATTCTACTCCGGAATAAGAACCGTGTCATGACGAAAACAATGCTGCTTGAACGTGTTTGGAGTTTTCATTTCGACCCTCAGACGTCTTTGGTGGAAACCCATATCAGCCGCCTCCGGGCCAAAATCGATCGACCCTTCGCGTCCGCGCTCGTCGAGACCGTTAGGGGAGCAGGCTATGTCATCAGGGCATCCTGA